A stretch of DNA from Candidatus Latescibacter sp.:
CATTACCATACCGCCCACAATGTGCAGAACATCCTGCAGCGCTACAAAGACCTTCAGGACATTATCAACATTCTCGGCATTGATGAGCTTTCCGACGAGGACAAGCTGACCGTACAGAGAGCGCGTAAAATAGAGCGTTTCCTGGGACAGCCTTTCTTTGTGGCCGAACAGTTCACCGGCCTCAAGGGGCAGTATATCCCCCTTCTTGAAACTATCAAAGGTTTCAGAGAGATCATCGAAGGGAAACACGATCATCTGCCCGAACAGGCCTTCATCAGTGTCGGACCGATTGAAATGGCAGTTGAAAAGGGCAAAAAGATTTTGGAGCGGCAGTAACCATGAGCGAAGCGAGTACATTCCGCCTGGAAATCATTACACCGGAACGGGTACTGGTTTCCGAAGATGTGGATTCTATTGTCGCCACGGGGGCTCAGGGTGAATTCCAGATTCTTCCCGGACATACCCAGTTCCTGACCAGCCTCAAAGTCGGCCCTCTGGTTTATGACAAGGGCGGGAAAAAGTATTATCTGAGCGTATCAGGGGGATTCTGCGAAGTCATGCCCGACCGAACAGTCATTCTGGCGAGGACTGCTGAACCGGCCGATTCCATTGACAAGGCGAGAGCACTGGTGGCCAAAGAAAGGGCTGCGAAACGCCTGGCTGCGAAGAAGGAAGTGCCTATTGATGAAGAACGGGCCAAGCTGGCTCTCCTTCGGGCGCTCAACCGCCTGCATGTGGCGGATTTTATATAATGAAGTGGCAAAGTAACAAAGGTTCAAAGTATTTTACTTTTGCTCGGTGACATGGGATCTCACAGTTTGTCGAACCCTTTTTCTTTCGTCTTACCTGCGTGATATTCCTGCACAGCACTCTCCGCCAATTGCTCCAGCTTTTTCTGTGAAATATCCAGGGTATGATCCCAACGAGACTCCCAATCGATCTCCTCCAGCATCTCACTGGCAAGCTGATCCTGTAGCTCATCTGGAAGCCCGGAAACTTTTTCAAAAACATGAGCCAAAAGTTTTGTCATTGGTCGCACCTCCTTTAAGAAGCTTAACCGTAGCGGCAACGTAGTTGAACAAGTATCGAATTCTCTTTACAGCATTCCTTTGCTGCTGTGCTGACCTTTCACCCGCGCATCGAGACGAACGGCATCGGCAAGGGCGCGCGCAAAAGCCTTGAACACCGCCTCGATATCATGGTGACCGTTCGAAGATTTGATCAGATCGAGGTGAAGATTGATACGGGCGTTATCCGAAAACGCTTTAAAGAATTCGGGAACCAGCTCGATATCAAAGGCGCCGATCTTCTCCACTCCCGCATTTACCCGGTAATCCAGGGCGCTCCGGCCGGAAATGTCTACAACCGCACGGGCCAGCGCATACTCCATCGGCACATACGCATAACCGTACCGGGCAATACCGGATTTATCACCTAGCGCCTCATTGAACGCCTGCCCGAGCGAGATGCCCACATCCTCCACGGAATGGTGATAATCAACCTGGGTATCCCCTCTACAGTCCACTGTCAGATCAAAAAATCCATGCCGGGCAAACAGGATGAGCATATGATCGAAAAATCCGATCCCCGTGTGCACTACCGACTCTCCGGCGCCATCGAGGGTTATGGAGAGCGTGATATCCGTTTCTTTCGTTTTTCGTTTCCAGATCGCCGATCTCGCCATAATTACCTCTCATCTTTCAGTTCGTTCATTATCCGGGTAAGAGAATTCAGAAATCGACGGTTATCGGATTGAGTGGAAACCGATACCCGAAGGGCTTTCTCAAGCATTGGATATGAAGATACATCGCGGATAAGTATCCCTTCTGCAAGTAATTTTTCAAATATCTTTTTTGGCGCAAAGGGAGTTTCGAACAGGATGAAATTGGCGCGGCTCGGGTAGGCGGTCACTCCCTCGATTTGGTTCATCGCCTGAATCAGAGGTTCACGTTCTCTGATAATATCTTTAACGGAGGCTTCCAGTTGTTTATAGCTGTTTAAAAGTTTCATGGCGGCTGCAATGGATAAAAAGTTTATGTTGTAGGGAAGCTTGGCCTTCCCTACTTCCCTGGCCAGTTCGGGGTTCATGAGGCCGTATCCAACACGAAGGCCGGCAAGGGAAAAGGCTTTTGAAAAAGTGCGAAGCACTATCAGGTTGGAATATTCTCTAAGCAAGCCTGCCGCAGTTTCACCGGAAAACTCGAAGTACGCCTCATCTATAACCACCGGCGCGCTCGTTTTTTCCAGAATTCCGGTAATCCGTGATACGGGATACAGGCATCCCGTAGGGTTGTTGGGAGAGCAGATGACGAGCATATCACCCTCACGGAGAAATCGTTCCTCCAGAACCTCGCAATCGAATGTATAATCCTTGTTCAGCGGAACAGAAATCACATCCGCGCCGACAACCGCACCGATAAGGCGGTAGAGAGTGAATGTCGGCGTAGGTATCACCAGTTTTTTCCCCGGCGCAAGGAACACGGTGAGGAGAGCGAGAATGATCTCATTTGACCCGTTTCCCACCAGCACTCCTTCCGGTTTCCAACCGGCATAGGCAGCCAGACGCTCCTTAAGTTCTTCCGGAACAAACGGCGGATAGCGCGACCAGCTCCTCTCCAGCGCGAAATCAAGAATTTCCTTCTTCAGCGTACGGGGGACATCGTACGGGTTCTCGTTCTGATTGATTTTGATCTCGTACTCGTATTCACGAAGAGTGTAGGCCGAGATCGCCCGCACTTCTGGTTTCACCCTGTTAATTACCGTATCGTTTTTCATATTAGAAACTCTATTGAATATAGATGCCGAAACAAGTTCGGCATGACAGCGAATAAGGAAATAAAATAGTATTTCAGATTTCAGATTTCAGATTTTTTTTATTTCGTCCTTCATCCTTATTGTCACCGCGCGGGCGTGGGCATCGAAACCCTCGGCGCGGGCAAGACGGTCAATCTTACCGCCGTTTTTCAAGATTGCCTCACGGGTATATTCAACCACATTCATACATTTCTGGAAATCGTACACTCCAAGCGGCGAGGCATACCGTGCGGCGCCCGAAGTGGGCAGCACATGGTTCGGCCCGGCAAAATAGTCCGAAACCGGCTCCGGAGAATATTCTCCAAGGAACACCGCCCCGGCGTTCTTTATCTTTTCCAGCAGGTCATACGGTTTTTCCACCATCAACTCCAGGTGTTCGGGCGCAATCGCATTCACCGCATCGGCGGCCTCGTCAAGATTCCTGACAATGATGATTTCATTCCGGTCAAGAACCTCTTTAATGCATGCCGAACGGCTGAGTTCCTCAACCTGGCGTTTCAGCTCATCGTTTACAGCGAGAGCAAAATCCTGTGACGTGGTCAGGAGCATAACCTTCTCCATTCCGCTCCCGTGCTCGGCCTGGCTGAGGAGATCAGCGGCGGCATAGGCGGGATTCGCCGTTTCATCCGCCACTACCACTATCTCGGATGGTCCGGCAATCATGTCGATATCCACCACACCGTAAACGAGCTTTTTGGCGACAGCGACATACATATTTCCCGGCCCGACGATTTTGTCCACCCGTTGAATGCTCTCCGTTCCATAAGCAAGCGCAGCAACCGCCTGCGCGCCTCCGACAGTGTAAATTTCTTCAAGACCCAGTTCCACAAACGCCGCCGCCACATGGGGATTTTCACGGAAACGCGCCGGCGGGGTAACCGCCACGATCCGCTCCACACCGGCAACCTGAGCCGGAACCGCATTCATCACAATAGTGGATGGATAGGCGGCCGCGCCCCCCGGAACATACAGGCCCACGGAAGAGAGCGGAGTATACCGCATCCCGAGTTTTACTCCGTTTCCGCCTTCGATCCAATATGACTCCCGGACCTGTTCGGCATGAAAACGGCGGACATTTTTTATGGCCTCACGGAGCGCAAGCAGGAAATCAGCATCGACCCGGGCATGGAGATCATGCATCTCGCTTTGACTTACACGCTCGATGGAGGCGATATCCACACTGTCGAAGCGGCTGGTATATTCGATAACTGCTGCATCGCCGCGCTTGCGAACGTCCTGGATGATAGTCTTTACATGCCGCTCGATTTCCGGGTCAAAAGCTGTATCGGCAAGCGCGGAAAGCTTCGGTAGCAATTCTGGGGAGTATTCCACAATTTTCATCAATAGATTACCTTGTTCAGAGGGTACTCGATGATTCCCTCGGCGCCGTGTTTCTTGAGCACCGGAATCAGCTCGCGCACTTTCGCCTCATCGATAATGACTTCGATTGCCAGCCACCCCGGATCCTTGAGATGGGAAACCGTGGGATTCTGCAGGCTGGGCAGGAGAGCGGAAAGCTCTTCAAGCTTTGCGGCGGGCAGATTCATTTTCAAACCGACCTTGAACTCGGCGTTGAGCGCCCCCTGAAGGAGCAGGGCGAGATTTTCCACCTTCTCACGTTTCCACCGGTCGGCGTAAGCGGCGCGATTCATCACCAGCACCGTGGTGGATTCCAGGATGGTATCTATAATCCTGAGATTGTTGGCGCGAAGGGAGGACCCGGTAACCGTGACATCCACTATGGCGTCAGCCAGCTCCGGAGGCTTGACTTCAGTCGCCCCCCAGCTGAACTCGATATGCGCTTCGATTCCTCGATCCTTGAAATATCTTTTTGTATAATTCACCAGCTCGGTGGCGATACGCTTTCCGGCTAACTGGGAAATATCCCTGATTTCGGAATCTTCCGGAACCGCCACTATCCAGCGCACGGGGACAAACCCTCCACGTGCATACAGGAGCCTGGAAACCTCGATCACATCGGATTCGTATTCCTGTACCCAGTCCTGGCCGGTAATACCGGCGTCAAGTACGCCGTCCTCCACATAGTGGGCCATCTCCTGCGCGCGGATGAGAAGACCTTCCAGCTCGGGGTCATCGATACTAGGGACATAGGAGCGATCGGAAAGCCGAATCCGGTAACCTGCTTTTTTGAAAAGATCGAATGTGGATTCCTGGAGACTCCCTTTGGGGAGACCCAGTTTTATTTTATTCATGATTTGATTTTCCTCTTTTTTTTTAGTGACAAAGGGACAAAGGTGCAAAGTAAAAAGAGAAGGCACAAAGGCACAGAGGCAAAAGTACAAAACTTAGGTTCCGGATTCCGGATTCAAATTTTTTTCATCCTTCATTCTTGTCTTCTACTTTGTCACTTTGCCACTTTGTCACTTCTTATTATTCCAGCGCCCGGATTCCTTCCTCGAAACGGTCAAGGGCTCTTTCCATAATGTCCATAGGGACTGTGTAGGAAAGCCGCACATGTGTATCGGCGCCGAAAGGAGCGCCTGGTATAATGGCGATTTTCCACTCATCGAGCATGTAATCACAGAAC
This window harbors:
- the hisB gene encoding imidazoleglycerol-phosphate dehydratase HisB gives rise to the protein MARSAIWKRKTKETDITLSITLDGAGESVVHTGIGFFDHMLILFARHGFFDLTVDCRGDTQVDYHHSVEDVGISLGQAFNEALGDKSGIARYGYAYVPMEYALARAVVDISGRSALDYRVNAGVEKIGAFDIELVPEFFKAFSDNARINLHLDLIKSSNGHHDIEAVFKAFARALADAVRLDARVKGQHSSKGML
- a CDS encoding F0F1 ATP synthase subunit epsilon, encoding MSEASTFRLEIITPERVLVSEDVDSIVATGAQGEFQILPGHTQFLTSLKVGPLVYDKGGKKYYLSVSGGFCEVMPDRTVILARTAEPADSIDKARALVAKERAAKRLAAKKEVPIDEERAKLALLRALNRLHVADFI
- the hisD gene encoding histidinol dehydrogenase; translated protein: MKIVEYSPELLPKLSALADTAFDPEIERHVKTIIQDVRKRGDAAVIEYTSRFDSVDIASIERVSQSEMHDLHARVDADFLLALREAIKNVRRFHAEQVRESYWIEGGNGVKLGMRYTPLSSVGLYVPGGAAAYPSTIVMNAVPAQVAGVERIVAVTPPARFRENPHVAAAFVELGLEEIYTVGGAQAVAALAYGTESIQRVDKIVGPGNMYVAVAKKLVYGVVDIDMIAGPSEIVVVADETANPAYAAADLLSQAEHGSGMEKVMLLTTSQDFALAVNDELKRQVEELSRSACIKEVLDRNEIIIVRNLDEAADAVNAIAPEHLELMVEKPYDLLEKIKNAGAVFLGEYSPEPVSDYFAGPNHVLPTSGAARYASPLGVYDFQKCMNVVEYTREAILKNGGKIDRLARAEGFDAHARAVTIRMKDEIKKI
- the hisG gene encoding ATP phosphoribosyltransferase: MNKIKLGLPKGSLQESTFDLFKKAGYRIRLSDRSYVPSIDDPELEGLLIRAQEMAHYVEDGVLDAGITGQDWVQEYESDVIEVSRLLYARGGFVPVRWIVAVPEDSEIRDISQLAGKRIATELVNYTKRYFKDRGIEAHIEFSWGATEVKPPELADAIVDVTVTGSSLRANNLRIIDTILESTTVLVMNRAAYADRWKREKVENLALLLQGALNAEFKVGLKMNLPAAKLEELSALLPSLQNPTVSHLKDPGWLAIEVIIDEAKVRELIPVLKKHGAEGIIEYPLNKVIY
- the hisC gene encoding histidinol-phosphate transaminase — protein: MKNDTVINRVKPEVRAISAYTLREYEYEIKINQNENPYDVPRTLKKEILDFALERSWSRYPPFVPEELKERLAAYAGWKPEGVLVGNGSNEIILALLTVFLAPGKKLVIPTPTFTLYRLIGAVVGADVISVPLNKDYTFDCEVLEERFLREGDMLVICSPNNPTGCLYPVSRITGILEKTSAPVVIDEAYFEFSGETAAGLLREYSNLIVLRTFSKAFSLAGLRVGYGLMNPELAREVGKAKLPYNINFLSIAAAMKLLNSYKQLEASVKDIIREREPLIQAMNQIEGVTAYPSRANFILFETPFAPKKIFEKLLAEGILIRDVSSYPMLEKALRVSVSTQSDNRRFLNSLTRIMNELKDER